One genomic region from Remersonia thermophila strain ATCC 22073 chromosome 1, whole genome shotgun sequence encodes:
- a CDS encoding mitochondrial 54S ribosomal protein mL59, whose amino-acid sequence MAAAARQEHIKLALALPARLRTFLARYPHPSILPAGQTPETFKTAYQEDTPNPFLPLRHPVTGRWHEPKYSLRRQAELYKLAREHGVAELLPSTPKSAEERLRKRVEEGLRVKGTGVGQKVKGHKYERQLEAKMEKRRQAMLAMPELIKEWKKVGKRNWTNFPK is encoded by the exons atggcggcggccgcgaggcaAGAACACATCaagctggcgctggcgctgccggcccGGCTACGGACCTTTCTCGCCCGCTACCCCCACCCTTCGatcctccccgccggccagaCCCCCGAGACGTTCAAGACGGCCTACCAAGAAGACACGCCGAACCCGTTCCTCCCCTTGCGCCACCCCGTGACGGGCCGCTGGCACGAGCCCAAGTACTCGCTGCgtcgccaggccgagctgtaCAAGCTGGCTcgcgagcacggcgtcgcggagctgcTGCCCTCCACACCCaagagcgccgaggagcgcctgCGCAAGAGGGTCGAGGAAGGCCTGCGCGTGAAGGGTACCGGTGTGGGTCAGAAGGTCAAGGGCCACAAGTACGAGAGGCAGCTGGAAGCGAA gatggagaagaggagacAGGCCATGTTGGCCATGCCCGAGCTTATCAAGGAATGGAAAAAG GTTGGGAAGCGGAACTGGACAAACTTCCCCAAATAA